From Mobula birostris isolate sMobBir1 chromosome 8, sMobBir1.hap1, whole genome shotgun sequence, the proteins below share one genomic window:
- the tbxtb gene encoding T-box transcription factor T isoform X2, which translates to MSSSGADSGKSGQYRVDHLLSAVESELQAGSEKGDPTERELKVNLEDLDLWLKFKELTNEMIVTKNGRRMFPVLKVNVSGLDPNAMYSFVLDFVAADNHRWKYVNGEWVPGGKPEPQAPSCVYIHPDSPNFGAHWMKVPVSFSKVKLTNKLNGGGQIMLNSLHKYEPRIHIVRVGGPQRMISGHSFPETQFIAVTAYQNEEITALKIKYNPFAKAFLDSKERSDHKEMLDDVGDSQQSGYSQCGWFLPGTGSLCPPSNAHAQYGGPLSLSAPHGCERYSTLRNHRSAPYPSPYTHRNNSPTGYSDNSSACLSMLPSHDNWSSLQVSTHTSMLPMTHNTGTATNSSQYPSLWSVSNSTITPVSQSGTMSNGLSSQFLRGSPAHYPTLPHSVSATSSGSPLYDSGTGMELTDSQFDTSPHSRLASTWTPVTPPSL; encoded by the exons ATGAGTTCCAGTGGAGCTGATAGTGGGAAGAGTGGACAGTACCGCGTGGACCATCTTCTAAGTGCAGTGGAAAGCGAACTGCAGGCAGGAAGCGAAAAAGGAGATCCCACTGAGAGGGAACTGAAAGTCAACCTGGAAGACCTGGATCTGTGGTTAAAATTTAAGGAACTAACCAACGAAATGATCGTTACTAAGAACGGCAG gaggatgtttcctgtacttaAAGTGAATGTGTCCGGGCTAGACCCCAACGCCATGTATTCGTTCGTATTGGATTTCGTGGCTGCCGACAATCACCGCTGGAAGTATGTGAACGGGGAGTGGGTTCCAGGTGGGAAACCGGAACCCCAGGCTCCGAGCTGTGTTTACATCCACCCGGACTCGCCCAACTTCGGAGCGCACTGGATGAAAGTCCCCGTTTCCTTCAGTAAAGTCAAACTCACCAACAAACTCAATGGCGGAGGACAG ATCATGTTGAACTCTTTGCACAAGTACGAGCCCAGAATTCACATTGTACGAGTCGGGGGACCTCAGAGGATGATTAGCGGTCATTCGTTCCCAGAGACGCAGTTCATCGCCGTGACAGCTTATCAAAACGAAGAA ATCACAGCTCTTAAAATTAAGTACAATCCATTTGCAAAAGCCTTCCTTGATTCGAAAGAGAG AAGCGATCACAAGGAAATGCTAGATGACGTTGGAGACAGTCAACAATCCGGATATTCCCAAT GTGGCTGGTTTCTGCCTGGCACAGGTAGCTTGTGTCCTCCCTCTAACGCTCATGCTCAGTATGgaggccctctctctctctcagctccCCATGGATGCGAACGTTATTCCACCCTGAGGAATCACCGCTCTGCTCCATACCCCAGTCCGTATACGCACAGAAACAACTCGCCCA CTGGTTATTCTGATAACTCTTCGGCTTGTCTGTCCATGCTTCCCAGCCACGACAACTGGTCCAGTCTACAGGTTTCTACACATACAAGCATGTTGCCCATGACACACAACACTGGGACTGCCACCAACTCCAG CCAATATCCAAGTCTGTGGTCAGTCAGTAACAGCACCATTACCCCTGTGTCCCAGTCTGGGACCATGTCTAACGGCTTGAGCTCACAATTCCTCCGGGGTTCTCCGGCTCATTATCCCACTTTGCCTCATTCAGTGAGTGCCACCTCATCAGGATCGCCATTATATGACAGCGGAACCGGAATGGAGCTTACTGACAGTCAGTTCGACACTTCTCCGCACAGCAGACTAGCCTCCACGTGGACTCCAGTTACACCCCCATCCTTGTGA
- the tbxtb gene encoding T-box transcription factor T isoform X1: MSSSGADSGKSGQYRVDHLLSAVESELQAGSEKGDPTERELKVNLEDLDLWLKFKELTNEMIVTKNGRRMFPVLKVNVSGLDPNAMYSFVLDFVAADNHRWKYVNGEWVPGGKPEPQAPSCVYIHPDSPNFGAHWMKVPVSFSKVKLTNKLNGGGQIMLNSLHKYEPRIHIVRVGGPQRMISGHSFPETQFIAVTAYQNEEITALKIKYNPFAKAFLDSKERSDHKEMLDDVGDSQQSGYSQLGGWFLPGTGSLCPPSNAHAQYGGPLSLSAPHGCERYSTLRNHRSAPYPSPYTHRNNSPTGYSDNSSACLSMLPSHDNWSSLQVSTHTSMLPMTHNTGTATNSSQYPSLWSVSNSTITPVSQSGTMSNGLSSQFLRGSPAHYPTLPHSVSATSSGSPLYDSGTGMELTDSQFDTSPHSRLASTWTPVTPPSL; encoded by the exons ATGAGTTCCAGTGGAGCTGATAGTGGGAAGAGTGGACAGTACCGCGTGGACCATCTTCTAAGTGCAGTGGAAAGCGAACTGCAGGCAGGAAGCGAAAAAGGAGATCCCACTGAGAGGGAACTGAAAGTCAACCTGGAAGACCTGGATCTGTGGTTAAAATTTAAGGAACTAACCAACGAAATGATCGTTACTAAGAACGGCAG gaggatgtttcctgtacttaAAGTGAATGTGTCCGGGCTAGACCCCAACGCCATGTATTCGTTCGTATTGGATTTCGTGGCTGCCGACAATCACCGCTGGAAGTATGTGAACGGGGAGTGGGTTCCAGGTGGGAAACCGGAACCCCAGGCTCCGAGCTGTGTTTACATCCACCCGGACTCGCCCAACTTCGGAGCGCACTGGATGAAAGTCCCCGTTTCCTTCAGTAAAGTCAAACTCACCAACAAACTCAATGGCGGAGGACAG ATCATGTTGAACTCTTTGCACAAGTACGAGCCCAGAATTCACATTGTACGAGTCGGGGGACCTCAGAGGATGATTAGCGGTCATTCGTTCCCAGAGACGCAGTTCATCGCCGTGACAGCTTATCAAAACGAAGAA ATCACAGCTCTTAAAATTAAGTACAATCCATTTGCAAAAGCCTTCCTTGATTCGAAAGAGAG AAGCGATCACAAGGAAATGCTAGATGACGTTGGAGACAGTCAACAATCCGGATATTCCCAAT TAGGTGGCTGGTTTCTGCCTGGCACAGGTAGCTTGTGTCCTCCCTCTAACGCTCATGCTCAGTATGgaggccctctctctctctcagctccCCATGGATGCGAACGTTATTCCACCCTGAGGAATCACCGCTCTGCTCCATACCCCAGTCCGTATACGCACAGAAACAACTCGCCCA CTGGTTATTCTGATAACTCTTCGGCTTGTCTGTCCATGCTTCCCAGCCACGACAACTGGTCCAGTCTACAGGTTTCTACACATACAAGCATGTTGCCCATGACACACAACACTGGGACTGCCACCAACTCCAG CCAATATCCAAGTCTGTGGTCAGTCAGTAACAGCACCATTACCCCTGTGTCCCAGTCTGGGACCATGTCTAACGGCTTGAGCTCACAATTCCTCCGGGGTTCTCCGGCTCATTATCCCACTTTGCCTCATTCAGTGAGTGCCACCTCATCAGGATCGCCATTATATGACAGCGGAACCGGAATGGAGCTTACTGACAGTCAGTTCGACACTTCTCCGCACAGCAGACTAGCCTCCACGTGGACTCCAGTTACACCCCCATCCTTGTGA
- the tbxtb gene encoding T-box transcription factor T isoform X3, producing MSSSGADSGKSGQYRVDHLLSAVESELQAGSEKGDPTERELKVNLEDLDLWLKFKELTNEMIVTKNGRRMFPVLKVNVSGLDPNAMYSFVLDFVAADNHRWKYVNGEWVPGGKPEPQAPSCVYIHPDSPNFGAHWMKVPVSFSKVKLTNKLNGGGQIMLNSLHKYEPRIHIVRVGGPQRMISGHSFPETQFIAVTAYQNEEITALKIKYNPFAKAFLDSKERSDHKEMLDDVGDSQQSGYSQSGYSDNSSACLSMLPSHDNWSSLQVSTHTSMLPMTHNTGTATNSSQYPSLWSVSNSTITPVSQSGTMSNGLSSQFLRGSPAHYPTLPHSVSATSSGSPLYDSGTGMELTDSQFDTSPHSRLASTWTPVTPPSL from the exons ATGAGTTCCAGTGGAGCTGATAGTGGGAAGAGTGGACAGTACCGCGTGGACCATCTTCTAAGTGCAGTGGAAAGCGAACTGCAGGCAGGAAGCGAAAAAGGAGATCCCACTGAGAGGGAACTGAAAGTCAACCTGGAAGACCTGGATCTGTGGTTAAAATTTAAGGAACTAACCAACGAAATGATCGTTACTAAGAACGGCAG gaggatgtttcctgtacttaAAGTGAATGTGTCCGGGCTAGACCCCAACGCCATGTATTCGTTCGTATTGGATTTCGTGGCTGCCGACAATCACCGCTGGAAGTATGTGAACGGGGAGTGGGTTCCAGGTGGGAAACCGGAACCCCAGGCTCCGAGCTGTGTTTACATCCACCCGGACTCGCCCAACTTCGGAGCGCACTGGATGAAAGTCCCCGTTTCCTTCAGTAAAGTCAAACTCACCAACAAACTCAATGGCGGAGGACAG ATCATGTTGAACTCTTTGCACAAGTACGAGCCCAGAATTCACATTGTACGAGTCGGGGGACCTCAGAGGATGATTAGCGGTCATTCGTTCCCAGAGACGCAGTTCATCGCCGTGACAGCTTATCAAAACGAAGAA ATCACAGCTCTTAAAATTAAGTACAATCCATTTGCAAAAGCCTTCCTTGATTCGAAAGAGAG AAGCGATCACAAGGAAATGCTAGATGACGTTGGAGACAGTCAACAATCCGGATATTCCCAAT CTGGTTATTCTGATAACTCTTCGGCTTGTCTGTCCATGCTTCCCAGCCACGACAACTGGTCCAGTCTACAGGTTTCTACACATACAAGCATGTTGCCCATGACACACAACACTGGGACTGCCACCAACTCCAG CCAATATCCAAGTCTGTGGTCAGTCAGTAACAGCACCATTACCCCTGTGTCCCAGTCTGGGACCATGTCTAACGGCTTGAGCTCACAATTCCTCCGGGGTTCTCCGGCTCATTATCCCACTTTGCCTCATTCAGTGAGTGCCACCTCATCAGGATCGCCATTATATGACAGCGGAACCGGAATGGAGCTTACTGACAGTCAGTTCGACACTTCTCCGCACAGCAGACTAGCCTCCACGTGGACTCCAGTTACACCCCCATCCTTGTGA